The Burkholderiales bacterium JOSHI_001 genomic sequence AAGCGAGCGTTTGGCCGGGCCTTTGTGGAACTCGCCTGCGGTAGTTGCCAGGGTGAACTGAACGCCGAAGTACCGCCCCGCGGCCTTGCCAGCCAGCCGCCTGACCGAAGACCGCCTCGGGCATGGGCTGCGCAGCAGCCGATGCAGCAGGGAAGGCTGGTTGGCGCAACGGGCCAAGCAGCCGCACGGCCTTGCCGAATTTGGCCGAAGCGCGCGGTGGTGAACCTTGCGGCTTGGTGTTTGGCAATTCCTCTTCTTGCAAGAGTCTCGGTGTCAATGTCCGTGCACAGGCCGGCCTGATACACGCCTTGCGCATTGGCTGCGGCTTGCCGCAGCTTCCTCTTGCCATTTGTGCAGGTCGTGATCTCGGAGGTGGCCAGCATTTTCCTTGCGGTGGTGGCATTGCGATGCGGCCTAGGCATGCTGGTTTTCGCGGTGCCTAACGTTCGAGGTAAGGCGGGCCCTACAGCGGAGCGTGCAAGCCCCGGAGCGGACGATGATAACTTTGGCCGTTCCGGGGCTTGCACGCGTAGCTGTTGGGGCTCGCCTTGACCGAGGGGTTAGGCGTCTCTGTCACTCTGCCTCGGGCGCCCACTCTGGATACGCGGTGATCTCGGGCCCGTACTTCAACCAAGGAACCGAGTGTGAGGACCAGATCTGATGCACGGGTTCCTGCTTCGGGTCGTCATCGAGGGTGGCGACCCGGAGGATGACGACCTCGCTCTCCTCCCGCTGTGCGACAAGCTGCGTGCCGCATGTGCCACAGAAGTATCTGAGCTTGCCAGGTGATGACTCGTATGACTTCAGACAATCTTCACCTTTGGTCCACCTGAAGTTCTCGCGCAACACTTCAGCTGCTGTATTGAACGCCGCCGCGTGCGCCTTTCGACAAGTCCGACATGAGCAATGCTGGATCGGTGAGTCGAGCCGGGACACCTCGTATTCGACGGCTTCGCAAAGGCAGCTTCCTCGCATGGCAACGACTCCCAGATGCATGGTTCGGTGTGACTCTGCCGCGTCCGTTGGGTGCGAGACCGAGGAGCGAGATTGTCGTCTGTCGGACCGATTGAGACGCCTAACGTTCGAGGTGAGGCGGGGCCAACGGCGAGACGCCAGGCCCGGCGGAAGGATGATAAGCACAACCTGTAGCCGGGCCTGGCGTCTTGCCGTTGGGCCTCGCCTCGACCGAGGTGTTAGGCGTCACTTCCTGGCGCGGGGCGAAAGATGACTTCGAACCGCTCGCAGACCACAGGCATACGCGGGTCTGGCGTCCGGCCAATACGCTGGCACTCCCGCCCGAAGTAGGCAGTGTGTGCCCTGCGCCAGTACTCGAGCGAACCGTCCCCTTCGCCTTCGACCGAAGCAAACTCGGCGGTGACCTCTTCAAAGGGCCCGATATCGACGCGCGTGGTCTCTATGACGCACTGGGGCTGTCTGGCGAAGTTGGTTACCACGCTAAGGTTCCCAGGCTCTGGGACGAGGGCGCCGGCCTTCTGAAACGACCACAAGAGGCCT encodes the following:
- a CDS encoding hypothetical protein (PFAM: Glutathione-dependent formaldehyde-activating enzyme~manually curated), yielding MRGSCLCEAVEYEVSRLDSPIQHCSCRTCRKAHAAAFNTAAEVLRENFRWTKGEDCLKSYESSPGKLRYFCGTCGTQLVAQREESEVVILRVATLDDDPKQEPVHQIWSSHSVPWLKYGPEITAYPEWAPEAE
- a CDS encoding hypothetical protein (PFAM: ASCH domain~manually curated); translated protein: MPVPEHIAPFWREFIATRTEDPTPRFLEAFFFDDNEPSANELAQLVLAGRKRATAGLLWSFQKAGALVPEPGNLSVVTNFARQPQCVIETTRVDIGPFEEVTAEFASVEGEGDGSLEYWRRAHTAYFGRECQRIGRTPDPRMPVVCERFEVIFRPAPGSDA